The Candidatus Binatia bacterium genome contains the following window.
GCAGCGAGAGACAGCAGGAGACGCTCGACGCCCAGCGCAAAGCCGATGCCGGGCGTGTCGGGACCGCCCAACGCCTTGACCAGACCGTCGTAGCGCCCGCCCCCGCCGACGGCGTTCTGCGCACCCAGCCCCTCGGCGATTACCTCGAACGCGGTGCGGACGTAGTAATCGAGGCCCCGCACCATGCGGGGATTGAGGCCGGCGGCAATGCCTTCGCGCTCGATCACGTTGCGCACCGTGTCGAAGTGAGCCCCGCACGCCGCACAAAGACGATCGAGCATGAGCGGAGCATCGGCCGTCGCCGTCCGGCAGGCGGGATCCTTGCAGTCGAGCAGACGCAGCGGGTTACGTTCCAGACGGCGCCGGCAGTTCTCGCAGAGATCGGCACGGCGGGTACCGCCGAACGCGGCCAGGGCAGCGCGGTACCCGGGTCTGCACACGGCACAACCGAGCGAGTTCAACTCGATGCGCGCGCCGCGAACGGCGAAGGCGCGCAGCATGTCGTCGAGCAGCAGCACCACCTCCGCGTCGATCGCCGCATCGTCGCGGCCGATGACCTCGACTCCGATCTGAGCGAACTGCCGCAGCCGACCCTTCTGCGGCCGCTCGCGGCGAAACATCGGCCCCATGTAAAACAGCTTCGACACCGGCTCGCGCTGGTGCAAGGCGTTCTCGACGTAGGCCCGGACGATCGAGGCGGTGCCTTCGGGACGCAACGTCAGTGAAGATCCGTCGCGGTCGGCGAAAGTGTACATCTCCTTCTCGACGATGTCGGTGGTTTCGCCGATCGACCGGTTGAACAATTCCGTACGTTCCACGATCGGGACGCGGATCTCCGTCACGTTGTAGCGGGAGCACACCGCCCGGGCCTGCGTCTCCACCCATGCCCAACGCGCACTCTCGTCGGGCAGGATGTCGTGAAACCCTTTCACTGAGGGGATTTTCATTGCTGAAGCTTGCGCCGGAAATGGGCGAGAGGTATCAAAGCGAACATTTCGAGTCAACGAAGCACCCGCGCCGTGGCTCCCCTTGTATTCACCGCTGG
Protein-coding sequences here:
- the hisS gene encoding histidine--tRNA ligase; protein product: MKIPSVKGFHDILPDESARWAWVETQARAVCSRYNVTEIRVPIVERTELFNRSIGETTDIVEKEMYTFADRDGSSLTLRPEGTASIVRAYVENALHQREPVSKLFYMGPMFRRERPQKGRLRQFAQIGVEVIGRDDAAIDAEVVLLLDDMLRAFAVRGARIELNSLGCAVCRPGYRAALAAFGGTRRADLCENCRRRLERNPLRLLDCKDPACRTATADAPLMLDRLCAACGAHFDTVRNVIEREGIAAGLNPRMVRGLDYYVRTAFEVIAEGLGAQNAVGGGGRYDGLVKALGGPDTPGIGFALGVERLLLSLAADAAPHPQAPEVFVVPLGAAAEREAIHLAHRWRRDGARVDLASGTKSLRSQMRLADKSGARYALLLGEDELAARALTVRDMVAKRDFPCAVGFEVSAAALREALARCAAAPTTTTLEQHA